The Hymenobacter oligotrophus genome segment ACGCTCGTTTTTGCCCCGCCAACTGGTTACCGACCAGATAACGTTTGATTTGGTGCTGGGCAGCACCTTCCGGCTGCGCGCCGTGCACCTGGAGCGCGAAACCCCCGGTGGCTTCCAAACCGTGCAAACCGTTACGCCGGGGGCACAACCCACCATCGAGTTGCGCGATCAGCTGCCCGAGCCGGGCCTGTACCGTTACCGGGCCCGCCTCGAAACCCTCGCGGGCCAAACCGTTTACTCGCAGGTAGAGAACATTTACTACGCCCGGCCCGGCGACGTGCTGCTGTTTCCCAACCCCGTGGTGGCGGGCACCGCAGCCACCTTTATCGAGGCCAACGGGCTTGCCATGCGCTGGCAACTGATCGACCACCTAGGGCGCCTCGTGCGCGAAGGCGAGGCCCCCGAGGCATCGGTAGGCCAGTTCGACACCAGCAACCTGCGGGCCGGTACATACATAGTGCGCATTACCCCCGCGGGCGGGGCTACCGTGGTGCGGCGCCTGGTAGTATTGCGCTAGTGCCGTAGCGCCCACAAAAAAGCCGCCCGGCCTGCATGCAGGCCGGGCGGCTTTTTAGCACCTAGGGCACCGTTGTGCCAGTTTAGTACAGGTAGTTAAGAGCGGTTTTGTCGTTGTTGTTGAAGTTGCGGTTCTGGCCCGAGCCGATGCAGGCGAGCATGAACGAGCCGGGGTCGGCCGTGGTGGGCGTGCCGGGGATGTGGATAGCACCCACCGTACTGGCGCCTTCGTTTGCCGTCGAGCCGCCGCAGCTGTAGGAGCGGTCCATGTAGTCGGTGTGGCGGAAACCGATGCAGTGGCCAATTTCGTGTGCCAAAATTGTGGCCAGGTACCCAACGGCGGGGTTGTTGCCAATGGCGCGCGAGTTTACCTTAACGCTGTTGTGCGGGTCGCCGGCCGAGGTGGGGAAGCCCGCCGACGCCAGGTACGAGCCCGTACCGCGCACGATGGCTATATCGGCCCCGCCCGATACCCGCGCAAATTTCAGCGTAAGGTTTTCGGCGTTGTAGCGCCGAATGGCCTCGTCGAGCCCGGCCACGTAAGTGCTGGGCAATTGGCTCGAAATGCTCACCGTAATGGTGCGCGGCAGGCCTTTCACGAGGTTGGTGGTGCGGTACTGCTCGGCGTTACCTACGCGCAACAGTTGCGGTGCGGTGGGGTGCTGCAGGTCGGCGTCGGTCAGGAAAATGTCGCCTTCAACCAGGTAGCCGCCGTCCACCTTTTGGGCGCCGGTGGCCGTCAGGCCCATGGCCCGAATCTGACCCAGGGTTTCTTCCGAAACCTGATCCTGCACTTTCACTTCATCTTTCGAGCAGCTGGCCAATGTGCTCAAGGCAACAGCTACTGCGGCAACGGGAGTAAACCACTTCGTCATTTTCATAGGGTTTTGGTTTGGTAGGTTTGATTTGAATGCGCCGATAAGCTGAACAGAAAGAACTTAATAATCAAGGGGTTTTAGCAGAAACTTGCGCCGCCTGGCTTACGTATGTGGGCGGCCCCTAGCAGCTTGGGCAAAGCCCTAAAAGCAACAAGCCCGGCTCTGTGCAGAGCCGGGCTTGTTGCTTAGGAGGAGCTACCCTTAGTACAGGTAGTTGAGGGCCGTGATGTCGTTGTTGTTGAAGTAACGGTTCTGGCCCGAGCCGATGCAAGCGAGCATGAACGAGCCGGGGTCGGCCGTAGTGGGCGTGCCGGGAATGTTGATGGCGCCAACGGTGCTGGCACCTTCGTTGGTGTACGAGCCGCCGCAGCTGTAGGAGCGGTCCATGTAGTCGGTGTGGCGGAAACCGATGCAGTGGCCGATTTCGTGCGCCAGAATCGTGGCCAGGTAGTTGGTGTTCGGGGTTTTGCCGATGGCCGTCGAGTTCACCTTAACGCTGTTGTGCGGGTCGCCGGCTGCGGTGGGGAAGCCTGCCGACGCCAGGTAAGAGCCGTTGCCGCGTACCAGAGCAATGTCGGCCGTGCCCGAAACGCGCTGGAAGCGGATCAGCAGGTTTTGCGCGTTGTAGCGCGCAATGGCTTCGTCGAGACCGGCTACATACGAGGCCGGCAGCTGGCTCGAAATGCTCACAGTGATGGTGCGGCCCGAGCCAACGTTTACGAGGTTGGTGGTGCGGTACTGCTCGGCGTTGCCCGTGCGCAGCAGTTGCGGTGCGGCGGGGTTTTGCAGTTCGGCTTCGGTTAGCAGAATGTCGCCTTCTACCAGGTAACCACCTTCTACTTTCTGAGCGCCAGCGGCCGTAAAGCCCATGGCTTTTATCTGAGCAAGGGTTTCTTCCGAAACCTGGTCTTTCACTTTTACTTCATCCTTCGAGCAGCTGGAAAACGAGCCGAGGGCAACAGCAGCTACAACAAGCGGGGTAAGAAACTTTTTCATTTTAAAAAGTTTTGTTGTTTTAGGTGGAGGGTAATGTGGTTTACAATTTGTGAGGAAAAAACGTGATGTGCAACGCAAATCGTCTGAAACCTTAAAAAATTTAATGCGTACGCCCGCGTTTTCTGTTAAAATGGTTAATGAATCCGTTTGGGGAAGATGAATACTGATTTTGCACTATACGCGCAAAACAAACAAGCCCGGCTCCTTCCGGAACCGGGCTTGCTGAACGGTGGCTATGGCTTAGCCTTGTACTACTAGTACAGGTAGTTAAGAGCCGTGCGGTCGTTCGAATTGAACGGACGGTTGCCGCCCGAGCCGATGCAGGCCAGCATCCACGAGTTCGGGTCGGCCGAAGTGGGCGTGCCGGGGATGTGGATAGCGCCAACCGTGCTGGCACCTTCGTTGGTGTAAGCACCACCGCAGCTGTAAGCGCGGTTCATGTAGTCGGTGTGGCGGAAACCGATGCAGTGGCCGATTTCGTGCGCCAGAACCGTAGCGATGTACGTGCTGGCATTAGCCGTGCCCATGGCGTCGGAGTTTACCCGTAC includes the following:
- a CDS encoding M57 family metalloprotease — its product is MKMTKWFTPVAAVAVALSTLASCSKDEVKVQDQVSEETLGQIRAMGLTATGAQKVDGGYLVEGDIFLTDADLQHPTAPQLLRVGNAEQYRTTNLVKGLPRTITVSISSQLPSTYVAGLDEAIRRYNAENLTLKFARVSGGADIAIVRGTGSYLASAGFPTSAGDPHNSVKVNSRAIGNNPAVGYLATILAHEIGHCIGFRHTDYMDRSYSCGGSTANEGASTVGAIHIPGTPTTADPGSFMLACIGSGQNRNFNNNDKTALNYLY
- a CDS encoding M57 family metalloprotease, whose translation is MKKFLTPLVVAAVALGSFSSCSKDEVKVKDQVSEETLAQIKAMGFTAAGAQKVEGGYLVEGDILLTEAELQNPAAPQLLRTGNAEQYRTTNLVNVGSGRTITVSISSQLPASYVAGLDEAIARYNAQNLLIRFQRVSGTADIALVRGNGSYLASAGFPTAAGDPHNSVKVNSTAIGKTPNTNYLATILAHEIGHCIGFRHTDYMDRSYSCGGSYTNEGASTVGAINIPGTPTTADPGSFMLACIGSGQNRYFNNNDITALNYLY